A portion of the Thermococcus sp. genome contains these proteins:
- a CDS encoding TraB/GumN family protein produces the protein MSYLRYVKLIGTMHVSPESRDEVVRTILSERPHAIAIELDRTRFMAMSGGEKQGLSLGDSLKYGRRGLVNYLLAKLEEKLGEEFGMAPGGEMMAAIEASRVLGVPLYLIDEDINFILGRILAAPFREKALLVLESLAVFLPLGAGGGTEENLMEGYRTMMLQFRRRYPYLYRVLVDERNEVMARNLISIVDSLLAVGIKRPRVVAVVGLGHRNGIEHILDRQRVVTAPGTSIRGLF, from the coding sequence ATGAGCTACCTGAGGTACGTTAAGCTCATAGGCACGATGCATGTTTCACCGGAGAGTAGGGATGAAGTCGTTAGGACTATTCTATCGGAGAGGCCCCACGCGATAGCGATAGAGCTGGACAGGACGAGGTTCATGGCCATGAGCGGGGGCGAGAAACAGGGGCTGAGTCTGGGAGACTCCCTCAAGTACGGGAGAAGGGGCTTGGTTAATTATCTCCTCGCCAAACTCGAGGAGAAACTGGGTGAGGAATTCGGCATGGCACCTGGTGGTGAGATGATGGCCGCCATTGAGGCGTCCAGAGTGCTTGGGGTGCCCCTGTACCTTATCGACGAGGATATAAATTTCATCCTTGGTAGAATACTTGCAGCTCCGTTCAGGGAGAAGGCGCTTCTGGTGCTCGAAAGTCTGGCCGTTTTCCTTCCCCTCGGCGCGGGTGGAGGAACGGAGGAGAACTTGATGGAGGGCTACCGTACTATGATGCTCCAGTTCCGGAGACGTTATCCCTACCTCTACAGGGTGTTGGTGGATGAGAGGAACGAGGTAATGGCTAGGAATCTGATATCCATAGTCGATTCCCTGCTTGCGGTGGGTATTAAAAGGCCACGGGTGGTTGCGGTGGTCGGTCTCGGCCACAGAAACGGTATCGAACACATCTTGGATCGTCAAAGAGTGGTCACCGCGCCGGGAACCTCCATCAGAGGCCTCTTTTGA
- a CDS encoding KH domain-containing protein, whose product MKERLEKMLNVKVLEIEEQDDKIVVYVPEDQVRIAVGSGGAAVKAAELVLGKKIEVKGR is encoded by the coding sequence ATGAAGGAAAGGCTGGAGAAGATGCTGAACGTTAAGGTCTTGGAGATCGAGGAGCAGGACGACAAAATAGTGGTGTACGTCCCTGAAGACCAGGTTAGAATTGCGGTAGGAAGTGGAGGAGCTGCGGTTAAGGCCGCCGAACTCGTCCTCGGCAAGAAGATTGAGGTGAAGGGTAGGTGA
- the pgiA gene encoding glucose-6-phosphate isomerase has protein sequence MEYKNPIGVDIDLETGVIPGAKKLVRKLSDLRGYFVDEKAYKELLKDNPVVYEVYAVEQEEKDGDLNFATTVLYPGKVGKEFFFTKGHYHSKADRAEIYYGIKGKGGMLLQTPEGKAEWIEMRPGTVVYVPPYWAHRTVNTGDEPFIFLAIYPADAGHDYGSIAEKGFSKLVIEENGEVKVVDNPRWKE, from the coding sequence ATGGAGTACAAGAACCCGATAGGCGTTGATATTGACCTCGAAACCGGTGTCATTCCAGGGGCAAAAAAGCTCGTCAGAAAGCTCAGCGACCTGAGGGGATACTTCGTCGATGAAAAAGCCTACAAAGAGCTTCTCAAGGATAACCCGGTTGTCTATGAGGTATACGCGGTCGAGCAGGAGGAAAAGGACGGAGACCTGAACTTCGCCACGACGGTTCTCTACCCGGGCAAGGTTGGAAAGGAGTTCTTCTTCACCAAGGGACACTACCACTCCAAAGCTGACAGGGCGGAGATATACTACGGCATCAAGGGGAAGGGGGGAATGCTCCTCCAGACCCCGGAAGGAAAGGCCGAATGGATAGAGATGAGGCCCGGAACGGTCGTCTACGTCCCGCCATACTGGGCCCACAGGACGGTTAACACGGGCGACGAGCCGTTCATCTTCCTGGCGATATATCCGGCCGATGCTGGCCACGACTACGGCAGCATAGCCGAGAAGGGCTTCTCCAAGCTGGTCATTGAGGAGAACGGCGAAGTCAAGGTTGTGGACAACCCGAGATGGAAGGAGTGA